The following proteins are co-located in the Haloplanus sp. HW8-1 genome:
- a CDS encoding CFI-box-CTERM domain-containing protein, which translates to MGTDDGSETEGGSGDESEGNDDRSPSEIGVGDGREKHLRVVTKSGKEIDHDEVYLRHTETEYLVSSDPEFPAAETTRYRKEDLLLATVTQHHSNCFITTATAGEGPTLDSLRDFRADVMAPTPVGCALLRAYEAISPPIAATLGRHPDATSTAVVRGLVDRCGSLADRRRTTELVITRTGLSVLLVALYVVGVGLAALAHGWLRGNELVRSNAGGIN; encoded by the coding sequence ATGGGTACGGACGACGGATCGGAGACGGAGGGGGGCAGCGGCGACGAGAGTGAAGGTAACGACGACCGTTCCCCATCGGAGATCGGCGTCGGCGACGGCCGGGAGAAACACCTCCGCGTCGTGACGAAGTCGGGCAAGGAGATCGACCACGACGAGGTGTATCTCCGGCACACGGAGACGGAGTATCTCGTCTCGTCGGATCCCGAGTTCCCGGCCGCCGAGACGACTCGTTACCGAAAGGAGGATCTCCTCCTCGCGACGGTCACCCAGCACCACTCGAACTGCTTCATCACCACCGCGACCGCCGGAGAGGGGCCGACGCTCGACTCTCTGCGGGACTTTCGCGCCGACGTGATGGCACCGACGCCCGTGGGGTGTGCCCTCCTCCGGGCCTACGAGGCGATCAGCCCCCCCATCGCGGCGACGCTCGGTCGCCATCCCGACGCCACGTCGACTGCCGTGGTCCGCGGCCTGGTCGACCGGTGTGGATCGCTCGCCGACCGGCGGCGGACGACCGAACTGGTGATCACGCGGACGGGGCTGTCGGTGCTCCTTGTCGCCCTCTACGTCGTGGGCGTGGGACTCGCGGCGCTCGCCCACGGATGGCTGCGTGGCAACGAACTCGTCCGGTCGAACGCCGGCGGGATCAACTGA
- the asd gene encoding aspartate-semialdehyde dehydrogenase, with amino-acid sequence MTVRVGILGATGAVGQRFIQLLDDHPTFELAALTASEDSAGEPYREAAKWRVDSPIPVDVAEMTVRRTEPDAVPDDVDLLFSSLPSSVAVDVEEDFAREGYVISSNSSNDRLAEDVPLTIPEINPGHLDLLEVQRDERGWDGALVKNPNCSTITMIPPLAAIDEFGLERVDVSTLQAVSGAGYSGVTSMEIIDNVLPHIGGEEDKMETESRKLLGDFDGAELSWHDVDVSASCNRVPTLDGHLENLFVDLADDPDPGEVADAMREFPGIDLPSAPNQLIHVFDDPERPQPRLDRMRGQGMQICVGGVQSITHGVKFDCLAHNTVRGAAGASLLNGELLVENGYL; translated from the coding sequence ATGACAGTACGAGTCGGTATCCTCGGTGCGACCGGCGCAGTCGGACAGCGTTTCATCCAGCTCCTCGACGATCACCCGACGTTCGAACTCGCGGCGCTCACCGCCAGCGAGGACAGCGCCGGCGAGCCGTACCGCGAGGCCGCGAAGTGGCGGGTCGACTCTCCCATACCGGTCGACGTGGCCGAGATGACGGTCCGACGGACCGAACCGGACGCCGTGCCGGACGACGTCGACCTGCTGTTCTCGTCGCTCCCGTCGAGCGTCGCCGTCGACGTCGAGGAGGACTTCGCCCGCGAGGGCTACGTCATCTCCTCGAACTCCTCGAACGACCGCCTCGCGGAGGACGTGCCGTTGACGATTCCGGAGATCAACCCGGGTCACCTCGACTTGCTCGAAGTCCAGCGCGACGAACGCGGCTGGGACGGGGCCCTCGTGAAGAACCCGAACTGTTCGACCATCACCATGATTCCGCCGCTAGCCGCCATCGACGAGTTCGGGCTCGAACGCGTCGACGTGTCGACGCTGCAAGCCGTCTCGGGGGCCGGCTACTCCGGGGTCACCTCCATGGAGATCATCGACAACGTCCTCCCCCACATCGGCGGCGAGGAAGACAAGATGGAAACAGAGAGTCGGAAGCTCCTCGGCGACTTCGACGGGGCGGAACTCTCGTGGCACGACGTGGACGTCTCGGCCTCGTGTAACCGCGTTCCGACCCTCGACGGCCACCTGGAGAACCTCTTCGTTGACCTCGCGGACGACCCCGATCCGGGCGAGGTGGCGGACGCGATGCGGGAGTTCCCGGGCATCGACCTCCCGAGTGCGCCCAACCAACTCATCCACGTCTTCGACGACCCCGAACGCCCCCAGCCCCGTCTGGACCGGATGCGCGGCCAGGGCATGCAGATCTGTGTCGGCGGCGTGCAGTCGATCACCCACGGCGTGAAGTTCGACTGCCTCGCTCACAACACCGTCCGCGGCGCCGCGGGAGCGAGCCTCCTGAACGGCGAACTCCTCGTCGAGAACGGCTACCTCTGA
- a CDS encoding cyclophilin-like fold protein, whose protein sequence is MSEADFVVTVNGTEIDATWAEESPETRRALADALPVEGEATRWGDELYFRVPVDVDAEDPRVAVDPGTIAYWPQGSALCLFWGPTPASTDATPRAASPVNVVARLADVAPLSALPSGAGATVRITDD, encoded by the coding sequence ATGTCGGAAGCCGATTTCGTCGTCACCGTCAACGGGACCGAGATCGATGCCACGTGGGCCGAGGAAAGCCCCGAGACCCGGCGGGCTCTCGCGGATGCCCTTCCCGTCGAGGGGGAGGCCACACGTTGGGGCGACGAACTCTACTTTCGCGTTCCCGTCGACGTGGACGCGGAGGACCCCCGTGTGGCGGTCGACCCCGGAACCATCGCCTACTGGCCACAGGGCTCGGCCCTGTGTCTGTTCTGGGGTCCGACGCCGGCGAGCACCGACGCCACGCCCCGGGCAGCCTCACCCGTGAACGTGGTCGCTCGCCTCGCCGACGTCGCCCCCCTGTCGGCCCTCCCGAGCGGTGCCGGCGCGACGGTTCGAATCACTGACGACTGA
- a CDS encoding YgaP family membrane protein has translation MERNVGGVDRLARLVGGPIVALLGIGALVGVLPASQVVGVGLFVVGIVLLATGVTRRCLVHRLLGIDTCSRR, from the coding sequence ATGGAACGAAACGTCGGTGGAGTCGACCGTCTCGCACGACTCGTCGGTGGACCGATCGTGGCTCTGCTCGGGATCGGCGCCCTCGTCGGCGTGCTTCCGGCGAGCCAGGTCGTCGGCGTCGGCCTGTTCGTCGTCGGGATCGTGTTGCTGGCCACGGGCGTCACCCGGCGGTGTCTCGTCCACCGGCTGCTCGGGATCGACACGTGTTCACGCCGCTGA
- a CDS encoding Nramp family divalent metal transporter, translated as MTDNHDEIRVETDGGLTKDDIHTTAEVGEQYRATVYRDVDYEALDVAPETSEYPETDGKWGFRKYDMPKVPKVSHLVGPSAIMLGASLGSGETMFWPTLVAQNGWGLYWAFWVGVITQFFINTEIQRWTIATGESIFRAFDRMNSFWPWFFLVAGFFHVGWPGWAAGASEVFAVWTGIVPRENWAVIGVATMIIIWLSYQAGPILYNAIEKAQLAMMFAAIFGAVILAFIAGSVGQFASVPGGAVNFGALPADMDIATFLGGLAYAGAGGYINLAQGIWAREKGYGMGTYQGRIKNPLRGAEPEEVHGGFTFEPTEKNLLRWKQWWKVTQQEHFLTFVIGLLVVATVAMTISAEYASGTDQGAINMWLDVIIPQLGAVQQQLMYVVIFIALFSTQYAILEAFVRNSVDIIFEGYGRSAGWDLSRVFLGLLTLFTLWGILIILAQFQQPWILLVIGAAIAGAMMWPYNALVTILNTTRLPEHTQPGWGRIIAMWWATGFFGYFTVLLIGGVLTSPEAYGLNFPAFSTTVGVVGSGPAGYALWVFALVVQIYTMYRSATAKMNASGTVDGADTARGFLS; from the coding sequence ATGACAGACAACCACGACGAAATACGAGTCGAAACCGACGGTGGTCTGACGAAAGACGACATCCACACGACCGCGGAGGTCGGTGAGCAGTATCGTGCAACGGTGTATCGTGACGTCGACTACGAAGCGCTCGACGTCGCGCCCGAGACGAGCGAGTATCCGGAGACCGACGGCAAGTGGGGCTTCCGGAAGTACGACATGCCCAAGGTCCCGAAGGTATCCCACCTCGTCGGGCCGAGCGCCATCATGCTCGGCGCGTCCCTCGGGAGCGGCGAGACGATGTTCTGGCCGACCCTGGTCGCCCAGAACGGCTGGGGCCTGTACTGGGCGTTCTGGGTCGGCGTTATCACCCAGTTTTTCATCAACACCGAGATTCAGCGGTGGACGATCGCCACCGGGGAGAGCATCTTCCGGGCGTTCGACCGGATGAACAGCTTCTGGCCGTGGTTTTTCCTCGTAGCCGGCTTCTTCCACGTCGGCTGGCCCGGCTGGGCGGCCGGCGCATCCGAGGTGTTCGCCGTCTGGACCGGGATCGTCCCCCGCGAGAACTGGGCGGTCATCGGCGTCGCGACGATGATCATCATCTGGCTGAGCTACCAGGCCGGCCCCATCCTCTACAACGCCATCGAGAAGGCCCAACTCGCCATGATGTTCGCCGCCATCTTCGGCGCGGTGATCCTGGCCTTCATCGCCGGGTCGGTCGGCCAGTTCGCGAGCGTGCCCGGCGGTGCGGTCAACTTCGGCGCGCTCCCGGCGGACATGGACATCGCGACGTTCCTCGGCGGCCTCGCCTACGCGGGTGCCGGCGGATACATCAACCTCGCACAGGGCATCTGGGCACGCGAGAAGGGATATGGGATGGGCACCTACCAGGGCCGCATCAAGAACCCACTTCGCGGTGCCGAACCCGAAGAGGTTCACGGCGGCTTCACGTTCGAACCGACCGAGAAGAACCTCCTCCGGTGGAAGCAGTGGTGGAAGGTCACCCAGCAGGAGCATTTCCTGACGTTCGTCATCGGCCTGCTCGTCGTCGCGACGGTCGCGATGACGATCTCCGCCGAGTACGCCAGCGGCACGGATCAGGGCGCCATCAACATGTGGCTCGACGTGATTATCCCGCAACTCGGTGCAGTCCAGCAGCAGCTGATGTACGTGGTGATCTTCATCGCCCTGTTTAGCACGCAGTACGCCATCCTCGAGGCCTTCGTCCGCAACAGCGTGGACATCATCTTCGAGGGATACGGGCGTTCGGCCGGCTGGGACCTCTCGCGGGTCTTCCTCGGTCTGCTCACCCTGTTTACCCTGTGGGGCATTCTCATCATCCTCGCCCAGTTCCAACAACCGTGGATCCTACTGGTCATCGGTGCCGCCATCGCCGGTGCGATGATGTGGCCGTACAACGCGCTCGTCACCATTCTGAACACGACTCGACTGCCCGAACACACCCAGCCCGGGTGGGGTCGCATCATCGCGATGTGGTGGGCGACCGGCTTCTTCGGGTACTTCACCGTGTTACTGATCGGTGGTGTACTCACCTCGCCGGAAGCCTACGGGCTCAACTTCCCGGCGTTCTCGACCACGGTCGGCGTCGTCGGGAGCGGACCGGCCGGCTACGCACTGTGGGTCTTCGCACTCGTCGTACAGATCTACACGATGTACCGCTCGGCGACCGCCAAGATGAACGCCTCGGGCACCGTCGACGGGGCGGACACCGCCAGAGGCTTCCTGTCGTAA